The following proteins come from a genomic window of Paenibacillus spongiae:
- a CDS encoding aldo/keto reductase translates to MKNGIQLRRLGNSDLQLSPLGLGCWQFSKGSGIVGKFWPVLGDDAIQDIVRTSLAGGINWFDTAEIYGGGQSERMLADALNAAGELAKSAHVATKWWPIMRSAPSISGTIEDRLRCLKGWPIDLHQVHQPYSFSTAASEMREMAKLVKAGKIKHVGVSNFSAAKMREADRTLREFGLRLTSNQVKYSLLDRRIERNGVMETAKELGVAIIAYSPLEQGLLTGKFHGNPELVKQLSGPRKWAAAFKPERLKRTQPLIDLLHQLAAKYDASPGQVALNWLINAHGETVFAIPGASKPHQALENVKAMRFALDADEIAKLSSISSLYAR, encoded by the coding sequence ATGAAGAACGGTATTCAGCTTCGCCGGCTTGGCAATTCTGATTTACAGCTTTCACCGCTCGGATTAGGCTGCTGGCAGTTCAGCAAAGGCAGCGGGATCGTAGGCAAATTCTGGCCTGTGCTCGGAGACGATGCGATTCAGGATATTGTCCGCACCAGCCTTGCGGGCGGTATCAATTGGTTCGATACCGCCGAGATCTATGGCGGCGGACAGTCGGAGCGGATGCTTGCCGATGCGCTGAACGCGGCCGGAGAGCTGGCCAAGAGCGCCCATGTCGCGACAAAATGGTGGCCGATCATGCGTTCCGCACCCAGCATATCGGGAACGATCGAGGATCGACTGCGCTGTCTAAAGGGCTGGCCGATCGATCTCCATCAAGTGCACCAGCCATATTCGTTCTCGACCGCGGCAAGCGAAATGCGCGAGATGGCCAAGCTGGTGAAAGCCGGTAAGATCAAGCATGTGGGCGTCAGCAACTTCTCCGCTGCCAAAATGCGCGAAGCCGACCGGACGCTGCGCGAGTTTGGACTCCGCCTGACGTCGAACCAGGTGAAATACAGCTTGCTCGACAGGCGTATCGAGCGCAACGGCGTTATGGAGACCGCCAAGGAGCTTGGGGTCGCGATTATTGCGTACTCCCCGCTCGAGCAGGGACTATTGACGGGCAAATTCCATGGCAATCCGGAGCTGGTCAAGCAGCTTTCCGGCCCCCGCAAATGGGCCGCGGCATTCAAGCCGGAGAGACTGAAGCGGACACAGCCCCTTATCGATCTCCTGCACCAGCTGGCTGCGAAATATGATGCGTCGCCAGGCCAAGTCGCGCTGAATTGGCTTATAAACGCACATGGAGAAACGGTATTCGCTATACCGGGCGCATCCAAGCCCCATCAAGCGCTGGAGAATGTGAAGGCGATGCGCTTCGCGTTGGATGCGGACGAAATCGCAAAGCTCTCTTCCATCTCCAGCCTATACGCCCGTTAG
- a CDS encoding ABC transporter ATP-binding protein, whose amino-acid sequence MSTLKANKLTLSYGGANIFEDLNLTIPEGKISVFIGSNGCGKSTLLRSMARLLKPQSGSVILNGADIARLSTKEVAKQLAILPQGPTAPEGLTVLQLVKQGRYPYQSWLQQWSKEDERCVQQALHATGMTELAERTVDSLSGGQRQRAWIAMTLAQDTDTILLDEPTTYLDLTHQIEVLDLLFELNQSERRTIVMVLHDINLACRYAHNIVAIRNQAVYAQGQPEHIINAELIEKVFHLKSHIIPDPIYGTPLCIPHGKGHRAGEAPLEAVAL is encoded by the coding sequence ATGAGCACACTTAAAGCGAATAAGCTGACTTTGTCCTACGGAGGAGCGAATATATTCGAGGACTTGAACCTGACGATACCTGAGGGCAAGATTTCGGTATTCATCGGGAGCAATGGATGCGGGAAATCGACGCTGCTGCGGTCGATGGCCAGGCTGCTGAAGCCCCAAAGCGGCTCCGTCATCCTCAATGGCGCAGATATCGCCCGTCTCTCGACCAAAGAAGTGGCCAAACAGCTGGCGATTCTTCCCCAAGGGCCGACGGCGCCCGAAGGACTTACCGTACTTCAGCTTGTGAAGCAGGGGCGCTACCCGTACCAGAGCTGGCTCCAGCAATGGTCGAAGGAGGATGAGCGCTGCGTACAGCAGGCGCTGCATGCAACGGGAATGACGGAGCTGGCTGAGCGGACGGTAGACTCGCTCTCCGGGGGACAGCGCCAGCGCGCTTGGATTGCAATGACGCTCGCACAAGATACCGATACGATACTGCTTGATGAGCCCACGACCTATCTCGACCTGACGCACCAGATTGAAGTGCTCGATCTGCTGTTCGAGCTGAATCAGAGCGAGCGGCGGACGATCGTAATGGTACTGCACGATATCAACCTGGCCTGCCGTTATGCCCATAATATCGTCGCTATACGTAACCAGGCTGTATATGCTCAGGGACAGCCGGAACATATCATCAACGCCGAGTTGATCGAAAAGGTGTTCCACCTGAAGTCGCACATCATTCCCGATCCGATATACGGAACGCCGCTCTGCATCCCGCATGGCAAAGGACATCGGGCTGGCGAAGCGCCTCTCGAGGCGGTAGCGCTCTAG
- a CDS encoding FecCD family ABC transporter permease encodes MSKFISLRFDKAKLSLLLEKRHAWITLALLAATILIMIVSTGIGSQYISPVNVVRAVFGHGSPMNDVIVNQLRLPRIVIAVLIGASLAVAGAVLQGIVRNPLASPDVTGITEGASLGAVLFMFLFSDTVSIHWMPLMSIACAFAVTFLLYILAWKEGVSPLRLVLIGTGLSAAFKSISYMLIISGPLILASKSLTFMTGSIYGASWSNDVMNLMPWVAVLLPLTWLQARHVNVLALGDEIATSAGARVQRHRLILLLLSVALAGAAVAIGGAISFIGLMAPHMARKLVGPSFGNLLPVSALIGAILLLLADLIARTAFLPLDVPAGVFTAAIGAPFFLYMLYRFRNQA; translated from the coding sequence ATGAGCAAATTCATATCCTTACGTTTCGATAAAGCCAAACTGTCACTGCTGCTGGAGAAGCGGCACGCGTGGATCACACTTGCCCTGCTGGCGGCGACGATACTCATTATGATCGTCAGCACCGGCATCGGAAGCCAGTATATCTCCCCGGTCAATGTCGTTCGGGCAGTGTTTGGCCATGGCAGTCCGATGAATGATGTGATCGTGAATCAGCTCCGTCTCCCGCGCATCGTCATTGCCGTTCTTATCGGCGCTTCACTGGCCGTTGCGGGAGCCGTTCTGCAGGGAATCGTCCGCAATCCGCTCGCCTCGCCCGACGTGACCGGCATAACGGAGGGCGCCTCGCTAGGCGCCGTCTTGTTCATGTTCCTGTTCTCGGATACGGTATCGATTCATTGGATGCCGCTCATGTCGATCGCCTGCGCGTTTGCCGTAACCTTCCTGCTCTATATTCTGGCTTGGAAGGAGGGCGTATCGCCGCTAAGGCTCGTCTTGATCGGTACCGGGTTATCCGCCGCGTTCAAGTCCATCTCGTATATGCTCATCATCTCCGGCCCGCTCATTCTGGCGAGCAAATCGCTTACCTTCATGACGGGCAGCATATACGGCGCTTCTTGGAGCAATGATGTCATGAACCTGATGCCTTGGGTAGCGGTGCTGCTGCCGCTGACATGGCTGCAAGCGCGCCATGTGAACGTGCTGGCGCTGGGCGACGAAATCGCAACCAGCGCCGGAGCCCGCGTACAGCGCCACCGGTTGATCCTGCTGCTATTGAGCGTCGCCCTCGCAGGGGCTGCGGTCGCCATCGGCGGAGCGATATCCTTCATCGGCCTGATGGCGCCGCATATGGCACGCAAGCTGGTCGGCCCGTCCTTCGGGAATCTGCTTCCCGTAAGCGCGCTGATCGGAGCCATACTTCTCCTGCTGGCCGATCTGATCGCCCGCACCGCCTTTCTGCCGCTGGATGTACCGGCGGGCGTCTTCACCGCCGCAATCGGCGCCCCGTTCTTCTTATACATGCTGTACCGGTTCCGAAATCAAGCCTAA
- a CDS encoding FecCD family ABC transporter permease, producing the protein MKLLGLLLSTCVLVLAMVCSIVFGVTDIPLPTVWDSFFHYDGSREHLVIQTTRLPRALIAASVGACLAVAGAIMQVITRNPIASPSTFGVNSGAAFAIIMASVLLGISGLQAYSIAALIGAAVSGGIVFLLGSIGRDGMTPIKITLAGASMTAFFSALTQGIMLSNGKMFDQLLFWLVGSVAGRDLGMLVTAIPYMIAGMVLALLVSRHLNVLAMGDDVAQGLGQRTATIKWIAAAAVILLAGGSVAVAGPIAFVGIIVPHIVRYLIGIDNRWVLPYSALLGAILLVSADIGSRYIAMPKEVPVGVMTAVIGVPFFVYIARKGKRLT; encoded by the coding sequence ATGAAACTATTAGGTCTTCTGCTCTCCACATGCGTACTCGTACTCGCTATGGTCTGCAGCATCGTGTTTGGCGTGACGGATATCCCCCTGCCGACGGTATGGGATTCCTTCTTTCATTATGACGGCTCGCGAGAGCATCTCGTGATTCAGACGACCCGACTGCCCCGCGCGCTTATCGCGGCATCCGTCGGTGCCTGCCTCGCGGTTGCCGGCGCGATTATGCAGGTCATAACACGTAATCCGATCGCTTCGCCAAGCACGTTCGGCGTCAATTCCGGGGCCGCCTTCGCGATCATCATGGCTTCGGTGCTGCTCGGCATCAGCGGCTTGCAGGCATACTCCATCGCTGCCTTGATCGGAGCCGCCGTCAGCGGCGGAATCGTATTTCTGCTTGGCAGCATCGGACGCGACGGCATGACCCCGATCAAGATTACATTGGCCGGCGCTTCGATGACCGCCTTCTTCTCCGCCTTGACGCAGGGGATTATGCTGTCCAACGGCAAGATGTTCGACCAGCTGCTCTTCTGGCTTGTCGGTTCGGTAGCGGGCCGGGATCTTGGCATGCTCGTGACGGCCATTCCTTATATGATTGCCGGTATGGTTCTGGCGCTGCTGGTCTCCCGCCATCTCAACGTCTTGGCTATGGGGGACGATGTCGCGCAAGGTCTCGGCCAGCGCACCGCAACCATCAAATGGATCGCAGCCGCAGCCGTCATCCTGCTGGCCGGCGGCTCCGTTGCGGTAGCGGGCCCGATCGCTTTCGTCGGCATCATCGTTCCTCATATCGTGCGTTATTTGATCGGCATCGATAATCGCTGGGTACTGCCATACAGCGCGTTGTTGGGGGCCATCCTGCTCGTATCGGCGGATATCGGCTCGCGTTATATCGCAATGCCCAAGGAAGTTCCCGTAGGCGTCATGACCGCCGTGATCGGCGTCCCATTCTTCGTCTACATCGCACGGAAAGGAAAGCGTCTTACATGA
- a CDS encoding ABC transporter substrate-binding protein — MNTGKRNKRTLTWGMLALVLVMVLSACGNGNANTDKSSNDSGNTEGNAANGGQEAADNEQVRTVKHAMGTTDIKGTPQRVVVLTNEGTEAVLALGVKPVGAVKSWTGDPWYDHLKADMEGVTELGEEGQPNLELIAGLKPDLIIANKMRHEKIYETLKSIAPTVESETLRGEWKINFKLYAEALNKQAEGDELIAAFDKRIEDFKTKAGDKLKETVSVVRFMADKTRVYHTDTFSGIIFDQIGIARNPMTLNAKEQFVDEITKERLPEADADRLFYFTYDTGDGKANETEEAWTSDPLWTSLGAVKAGKAYKVDDAIWNTAGGIKAANLMLDELYDIYEVQQ; from the coding sequence GTGAACACAGGAAAACGAAACAAACGAACGCTGACATGGGGCATGTTGGCTCTGGTGCTGGTTATGGTTTTGTCCGCTTGCGGCAACGGCAATGCGAATACCGATAAGTCGTCGAACGATAGCGGGAATACGGAGGGGAACGCGGCTAACGGCGGCCAGGAAGCCGCGGATAACGAGCAGGTGCGTACGGTCAAGCACGCTATGGGCACTACCGATATCAAGGGTACGCCGCAGCGCGTCGTCGTTCTGACGAACGAGGGCACGGAAGCGGTGCTCGCCTTGGGCGTGAAGCCGGTCGGCGCGGTGAAGTCTTGGACGGGCGACCCGTGGTACGATCACCTGAAGGCGGACATGGAAGGCGTGACGGAGCTGGGCGAAGAAGGCCAGCCGAATCTGGAGCTGATTGCCGGACTGAAGCCGGACCTGATCATCGCCAACAAGATGCGTCACGAGAAAATTTACGAAACGCTGAAGAGCATCGCCCCAACGGTGGAATCCGAGACGCTGCGCGGCGAATGGAAAATTAATTTCAAGCTGTATGCCGAGGCGCTGAACAAGCAAGCGGAGGGCGACGAGCTGATCGCCGCTTTCGACAAGCGGATCGAGGATTTCAAGACGAAGGCCGGCGACAAGCTGAAGGAGACGGTATCGGTCGTTCGCTTCATGGCTGACAAAACGCGCGTCTATCACACGGATACGTTCTCCGGCATCATCTTCGACCAAATCGGTATTGCGCGCAACCCGATGACGCTTAATGCCAAGGAGCAGTTCGTCGATGAAATTACGAAGGAGCGCCTGCCGGAAGCGGATGCGGACCGTCTGTTCTACTTCACTTACGATACAGGCGACGGCAAGGCGAACGAGACCGAGGAAGCATGGACAAGCGACCCGCTGTGGACCAGCCTCGGCGCCGTTAAGGCAGGCAAAGCCTACAAGGTCGACGACGCGATCTGGAATACGGCCGGCGGCATTAAAGCGGCCAATCTGATGCTCGACGAATTGTACGATATTTACGAAGTTCAGCAATAA
- a CDS encoding aldose epimerase family protein — MKQYEVLKHDSTYTLYTLTEAATDSSVTICPERGAIAISCRLNGEELFYLDEATFIDPEANIRGGNPILFPISGQLVDGRYEWDGVTYSMRNHGVARNRPWEVVSLSEEGEAALTLRLRSSEDTRIEYPFDFELLFTYALKDGSLQIRQSYRNRSESSMPIYAGFHPYFRIGSKRIAYGTDASRFLDYNDHVIKPIHDEIDLEGLKESVALLDASERAISFPGPEGQGVVQMTYSDVFKYVVLWQVDGKPFICVEPWMALNAELNRKEELQLIPAGESLEAELAIRYSRA, encoded by the coding sequence ATGAAGCAGTATGAAGTGCTTAAGCACGATTCGACGTATACCCTTTATACATTAACGGAAGCGGCGACGGATTCCTCCGTTACCATCTGTCCGGAACGCGGCGCCATCGCGATCAGCTGCCGTCTGAACGGCGAGGAGCTGTTCTATTTGGATGAAGCGACGTTCATCGACCCGGAGGCGAATATACGCGGCGGCAATCCCATCCTATTCCCTATCTCCGGCCAGCTGGTGGACGGACGCTACGAATGGGACGGCGTGACCTATTCGATGCGCAACCATGGCGTCGCGCGCAACCGGCCGTGGGAGGTCGTCTCCCTGTCCGAAGAGGGCGAGGCTGCTCTGACACTGCGTCTGCGCAGCAGCGAAGACACCCGGATCGAATATCCATTCGACTTCGAGCTGCTCTTCACCTATGCCCTTAAGGACGGCTCGCTGCAGATCCGGCAATCGTACCGGAATCGATCCGAGAGCAGCATGCCGATTTATGCCGGTTTTCATCCCTATTTCCGCATAGGCTCCAAACGTATCGCGTATGGAACGGATGCTTCCCGGTTCTTGGACTATAACGATCATGTCATCAAACCGATCCATGACGAAATCGACTTGGAAGGGCTGAAGGAATCCGTTGCCCTGCTTGATGCCTCCGAGAGGGCGATCTCATTCCCAGGGCCTGAGGGGCAAGGCGTCGTGCAAATGACATACAGCGACGTGTTCAAATATGTCGTGCTGTGGCAGGTGGACGGCAAGCCCTTCATCTGCGTCGAGCCATGGATGGCATTGAATGCGGAGCTGAACCGCAAGGAAGAGCTGCAGCTGATTCCTGCCGGAGAATCTTTGGAGGCGGAGCTCGCCATTCGCTACAGCCGCGCGTAG
- a CDS encoding YjfB family protein, with protein MDIQSIGAMASGMAMANLKQAAGIAVLGKSLDNLQLQGQMLAQLMEQSVQPHLGGNVDIRL; from the coding sequence ATGGATATTCAAAGCATTGGCGCAATGGCTTCCGGCATGGCAATGGCGAATCTGAAGCAGGCGGCGGGTATTGCCGTTCTAGGCAAATCGCTGGATAACCTGCAGCTGCAGGGTCAAATGCTGGCACAGCTGATGGAGCAAAGCGTGCAGCCGCATCTCGGCGGGAATGTAGACATTCGTCTATAA
- a CDS encoding S-adenosylmethionine decarboxylase related protein, with the protein MNQQRLTIALLGSGGGVAKAVLALLNRSAGDSSSPLHRHLAHCRIHCVDLKQRPKAYYREHCPLLSRDMSLHTLDANDTSLLKKLLKRIGASLVIDLSWADTVSVLSVCDELGIAYANTALENKEVDEMQELEGFTLIERFIRFEEARGGFTRAKAIISSGMNPGVVQWMALKLRNAYPDEQPIGCYIVESDDTFYADPKLAEERTIYSTWAPECFLDEALLNYPMLASGGVPLFLYNHVYDLRFRVKLGAHLFHGCLMPHEEALTLSRLLGVESGFLYKVSNPVTAILRQHREDSDELWSWKHQLLDPNDAPLDGADLVGVLLVYPDKERYMYNVMRSDEVAPVYGTNATYLQVACGVYGAVCALLLDEINTGVYWVDELLLNQESRYGDYLSYYMAEFVTGENDTSDGLLLQRMRDWPEGWRTSESE; encoded by the coding sequence ATGAACCAGCAGCGACTCACTATTGCGCTTCTGGGCAGCGGCGGCGGCGTCGCGAAAGCCGTTCTGGCGCTTCTGAACCGTTCGGCCGGCGATTCAAGCAGTCCCCTGCACAGGCATCTGGCCCATTGCCGCATCCATTGCGTCGACCTTAAGCAGCGCCCAAAAGCCTACTACCGCGAGCATTGTCCTCTTCTGTCCCGGGACATGTCCTTGCATACTCTTGATGCGAACGATACAAGTCTGCTGAAAAAATTATTGAAGCGAATCGGCGCCAGCCTTGTCATTGACTTATCCTGGGCCGATACGGTATCCGTTTTGTCGGTCTGCGACGAGCTGGGCATTGCCTACGCCAATACGGCGCTGGAGAATAAGGAAGTCGATGAAATGCAGGAGCTCGAAGGATTTACGCTGATCGAACGTTTCATCCGGTTCGAAGAAGCGCGCGGCGGGTTTACGCGAGCGAAGGCTATAATCAGCTCCGGTATGAATCCCGGGGTCGTCCAGTGGATGGCCTTGAAGCTGAGGAACGCGTACCCTGACGAACAACCGATTGGCTGTTATATTGTCGAGTCGGACGATACCTTCTATGCCGATCCTAAGCTTGCTGAAGAGCGGACGATTTACAGCACATGGGCCCCCGAATGCTTTCTCGATGAAGCGTTATTGAATTATCCGATGCTCGCCTCAGGCGGAGTCCCGTTATTTCTATACAATCATGTCTATGATCTCAGATTCCGGGTCAAGCTGGGCGCCCATCTGTTTCACGGCTGCCTGATGCCCCATGAGGAAGCCTTGACCCTCAGCCGTCTCCTCGGCGTAGAATCCGGATTTTTATACAAGGTGAGCAACCCGGTAACCGCCATTCTTCGTCAGCATAGAGAAGATTCCGACGAGCTGTGGTCATGGAAGCATCAATTACTCGATCCGAACGATGCACCGCTAGACGGAGCTGATCTGGTCGGTGTTCTGCTTGTCTATCCCGACAAGGAACGCTATATGTATAACGTTATGCGCAGCGATGAAGTCGCCCCTGTATACGGTACGAATGCGACCTACTTGCAGGTTGCGTGCGGCGTTTACGGCGCAGTATGCGCGCTGCTGCTTGACGAAATCAATACCGGCGTTTATTGGGTAGACGAGCTGCTTCTGAACCAAGAGAGCCGATATGGGGACTATCTCTCGTATTATATGGCCGAATTCGTAACCGGCGAGAACGACACCTCCGACGGGCTGCTGCTGCAGCGGATGCGCGATTGGCCGGAGGGGTGGAGAACCAGTGAAAGCGAGTAA
- a CDS encoding PadR family transcriptional regulator, whose translation MNVQFKKGVLDLCVLALTAWEDRYGYELAVAISSKFEVAVGSVYPLLNRLTLEGYFSTYLRESPEGPPRKYYKLTPKGHTHLMELVSEWNTFTHAVNELIKDGVGK comes from the coding sequence ATGAATGTGCAGTTTAAGAAAGGCGTGCTGGACTTATGCGTCCTGGCGTTAACGGCTTGGGAGGATCGATACGGGTATGAACTGGCTGTGGCGATTTCCTCCAAATTTGAAGTGGCTGTCGGCAGTGTTTATCCGCTGCTCAACAGGCTTACCTTGGAAGGCTACTTCTCAACTTATTTGCGTGAATCACCGGAGGGGCCTCCGCGCAAGTATTATAAGCTGACCCCGAAGGGGCATACGCATCTTATGGAGCTGGTTAGTGAATGGAATACGTTCACGCATGCGGTTAATGAATTGATTAAGGATGGTGTAGGAAAATGA
- a CDS encoding DUF1700 domain-containing protein: MIKEQYLQQLWKHLDKIPEPKRREIMFDYEDHFRIAAELGRSEEEAARELGDPQMIAREMLLGYRVEEAENSGGVVRLSKAVLATAGLGFFNLVFVLGPYIALLSVLLSLWVVSGACGILAIGAMYEGFFGDAVTRMQASFIAISAIGVGMLLGAGTHKLTRGVFKMTLKYLRFNTRVIMNKERN; the protein is encoded by the coding sequence ATGATCAAAGAGCAATACCTGCAGCAGCTGTGGAAGCATCTGGATAAGATCCCGGAGCCGAAGCGGCGGGAGATCATGTTCGATTATGAGGATCACTTTCGAATCGCAGCTGAGCTTGGACGCAGTGAGGAAGAGGCAGCCAGGGAGCTTGGCGATCCGCAGATGATCGCCAGAGAGATGCTTCTTGGCTACCGGGTTGAAGAAGCGGAGAACAGCGGCGGAGTCGTTCGTCTCTCGAAGGCTGTGCTCGCAACCGCCGGTCTAGGATTTTTCAACCTCGTCTTCGTACTCGGGCCTTATATCGCTCTCCTTAGCGTGCTGTTGTCGCTTTGGGTGGTTTCCGGAGCATGCGGCATCCTGGCAATCGGCGCGATGTACGAGGGATTTTTCGGGGATGCGGTAACGCGCATGCAAGCCTCATTTATCGCCATATCTGCGATAGGGGTCGGGATGCTGCTAGGTGCAGGCACGCATAAGCTGACGAGGGGCGTTTTCAAGATGACGTTGAAATATTTGCGGTTTAACACGAGAGTGATCATGAATAAGGAGAGAAATTAA
- a CDS encoding DUF4097 family beta strand repeat-containing protein, with the protein MRNWIIVGLILLVVGLIGVGVTFKGTNFTFNTVDIEKQQKETEGEGVEFVRIENESADVTIVPSSSGKIKAELSGNVSQKFVDNIKLSLDRDGDEVTIKAEAGSGFSFGISIMNLDLKIELPERAFRELALNSGSGNIEMRDMLAGTMVIEAKSGDLNLKELTGDEMSISTSSGNITLGKLTGKQIKLKASSGDIELDKSKADELSVDVASGNIELMDADAKLKADTSSGNITVSLAAIAHPMTLSTGSGNVTIETDRQPDSAQIRYNSGSGDLKNSWRDNPSSRDGDDNETIVFGDGKTIVEVETGSGNLSLDRR; encoded by the coding sequence ATGAGAAATTGGATCATCGTTGGATTGATACTTTTGGTTGTCGGATTAATCGGAGTAGGCGTAACGTTCAAAGGGACTAACTTCACGTTCAATACGGTCGATATTGAGAAGCAGCAGAAGGAGACGGAAGGCGAAGGCGTGGAGTTTGTCCGCATCGAGAACGAAAGTGCCGATGTCACGATCGTACCGAGCTCCTCCGGCAAGATCAAGGCGGAATTGAGCGGGAACGTGAGCCAGAAGTTTGTAGATAATATTAAACTGAGCCTCGATCGGGACGGAGATGAGGTGACGATCAAGGCGGAAGCGGGTTCGGGCTTCTCCTTCGGGATCAGCATTATGAACCTGGATCTGAAGATCGAGCTGCCCGAGCGGGCGTTCCGTGAGCTCGCGCTGAATTCGGGCAGCGGCAATATCGAAATGCGGGATATGCTGGCGGGTACAATGGTTATTGAGGCGAAGTCGGGCGATCTGAACTTGAAAGAATTGACCGGAGACGAGATGTCCATCTCAACTTCTTCCGGCAACATCACGCTCGGCAAGCTGACCGGGAAGCAAATCAAGCTTAAAGCAAGCTCGGGCGACATTGAACTGGATAAGTCGAAGGCGGATGAGCTGTCGGTCGATGTCGCCAGCGGCAATATCGAACTGATGGATGCCGATGCGAAGCTGAAGGCCGATACGAGCAGCGGCAATATTACGGTCAGTCTTGCAGCTATCGCGCATCCCATGACGCTGAGCACCGGAAGCGGCAATGTGACGATCGAGACCGATCGGCAGCCGGACTCCGCGCAGATCCGTTACAATTCGGGATCCGGCGATCTGAAGAACAGCTGGCGGGATAATCCGTCCTCTAGAGACGGGGACGACAACGAGACGATCGTATTCGGCGACGGCAAGACGATCGTCGAGGTAGAGACCGGATCCGGCAATCTATCGCTTGACCGGCGTTAA
- a CDS encoding HD-GYP domain-containing protein has translation MLGKGRSLLGPVLITTLPIIGYELLRTSQQADIAVTSPTGHFYLVSIIAGLAIMLAIAVGITGYRLRNIKVEFLALAYLSLAEVFVLHGLATPGLLLHTASLSGIAAQLSILLAVMWLCLSAASTDHPIVRILARRRKWLMPAWGLLLALFCIAAFSRPDLVHSLPINRAPYVWIAAGLTTAACLWTMYRYWHSYRAAKFPLQQAIVYSTGWLIASQYIMVTGTAWKLSWWLYHGLLLGSMIMMIGGLIRQYFSQGSFRSSFKVLFQSDPRAWLEACMTPSVRALIMATEIRDAYTAGHNMRVALYALRLGEEMMLSTDQLRAIAQGGVVHDVGKLKVPDSILNKPGKLNPDERSTIERHPVWGYDMCKRLGFFYDELSIIRSHHEKWDGTGYPDRLAGSNIPLLARITALADVYDALTSSRSYRKAMSHEEAMVIIVSGSGVHFDPACVEAWERLAQDDSSFLLETAASDRHFKLVDPAPNIQTG, from the coding sequence ATGCTGGGAAAAGGAAGGTCGCTGCTTGGACCGGTCCTGATAACGACATTGCCCATTATTGGCTACGAGCTGCTTCGCACCTCGCAGCAGGCTGACATCGCGGTTACTTCACCTACCGGCCATTTCTACCTTGTCAGTATCATTGCAGGGCTTGCCATAATGCTGGCGATCGCCGTCGGCATTACCGGCTATCGTCTGCGGAATATTAAAGTCGAATTTTTGGCTCTGGCCTACTTATCCCTTGCGGAGGTATTCGTGCTGCACGGCTTGGCTACGCCGGGATTACTGCTGCATACGGCCAGCTTGTCGGGAATCGCCGCGCAATTGAGCATCCTGCTTGCCGTGATGTGGTTGTGCTTGTCGGCTGCGTCGACGGATCACCCGATCGTGCGGATTTTGGCGCGGCGGAGGAAGTGGCTTATGCCTGCGTGGGGCCTTCTTCTCGCATTGTTCTGCATAGCCGCCTTCAGCCGTCCGGATCTCGTTCACTCGCTTCCGATCAATCGCGCTCCCTATGTATGGATTGCCGCAGGTTTGACCACCGCAGCCTGCCTATGGACGATGTACCGCTATTGGCATTCGTACCGGGCTGCGAAATTCCCGCTGCAGCAAGCGATCGTATACAGCACAGGGTGGCTGATTGCCTCTCAATATATTATGGTGACAGGTACGGCCTGGAAACTCAGCTGGTGGCTGTACCACGGTCTTCTTCTTGGATCGATGATTATGATGATCGGCGGGCTGATTCGTCAGTATTTCTCGCAAGGCTCCTTCCGCTCCTCCTTCAAGGTGCTGTTCCAGTCCGATCCCCGCGCTTGGCTGGAAGCCTGCATGACGCCAAGCGTGCGCGCGCTAATTATGGCGACGGAAATTCGCGATGCCTATACGGCCGGTCATAATATGCGCGTTGCCTTGTATGCGCTGCGGCTGGGAGAAGAGATGATGCTTTCAACCGACCAGCTCCGCGCCATTGCCCAGGGAGGCGTCGTGCACGATGTCGGGAAGCTCAAGGTGCCGGATTCCATTCTGAACAAACCCGGCAAGCTTAATCCGGATGAACGAAGCACGATCGAGCGGCATCCTGTATGGGGCTACGATATGTGCAAACGGCTCGGCTTTTTCTACGACGAGCTCTCCATTATCCGTTCTCATCATGAGAAATGGGACGGAACAGGGTATCCCGATCGGCTGGCAGGATCGAACATCCCGCTGCTCGCCCGAATTACCGCCTTGGCCGACGTGTACGATGCGCTAACTTCTTCGAGATCCTACCGGAAGGCCATGTCGCACGAAGAAGCGATGGTCATTATTGTCAGCGGCAGCGGCGTGCATTTCGACCCTGCATGCGTAGAAGCTTGGGAACGGCTGGCGCAGGACGATTCGTCGTTCCTTCTCGAGACCGCGGCCAGCGACCGGCACTTCAAGCTCGTCGATCCCGCCCCCAACATTCAAACCGGCTAA